The window GGGCAAATGGGCGAGGTCGAATTCGACGGGCCCACGGCAACACGTCTCAAAGTCTATGAACAGCAACCCGTTCTTCGTGGCGAGCACGTTGCCCGGGTGCGGCTCACCATGCAGCAGCTGCTCGGCGCCGCCGCGCTCGCCGATCACTCGTCTCAGCCCTCGTAACGTGTCACCGAGCAGCTGCCGGTCCGCGTCGGCGAGCGCCGGGGTGAACTCACGGTTCGCGACAAGTTGTTGAGCCTGCTCGACTCGATCCGTGAAGTGCGGCGTCGGGACATCGAGCGCGCGCATGCCGGCATGCAGCCGCTTGAGCGCATGGGCATAGTCGGCTGATGAGACCTCTTGAGGCGCCACCGGTTCGCAGTAGGTCCAAAGCGTGACCACGAAGCCATCACGCTCATAGACGCGTGGCTCCACTCGAGGCTCGAGAGCAGCCACGGGGCACCCGGATTCGGCGAGCCGCTGAGCAAGCTCGACTTCGAACTGTGCGACCTGATGCGCCACAGGTGCCACCCGGGCCAGAACGTCACACGGCAGCAGACGCAGAGTGAGCTTGTTCGAGTCGTGAAGAACGATCGCGTCGTCGGCTGTCAGGCCAACTGATGAGACAGCCGACATGGCCGCGGCCACCGCACGTGAGACCTCCGACGCCTGCATCGTCGCCTGTCTCTCACCTGACCGCCGGCTTGGCTTGGCGCGCCAGGCGGAACAGGACTTGGGAGTACAC of the Streptomyces sp. T12 genome contains:
- a CDS encoding phosphotransferase enzyme family protein, translated to MQASEVSRAVAAAMSAVSSVGLTADDAIVLHDSNKLTLRLLPCDVLARVAPVAHQVAQFEVELAQRLAESGCPVAALEPRVEPRVYERDGFVVTLWTYCEPVAPQEVSSADYAHALKRLHAGMRALDVPTPHFTDRVEQAQQLVANREFTPALADADRQLLGDTLRGLRRVIGERGGAEQLLHGEPHPGNVLATKNGLLFIDFETCCRGPVEFDLAHLPEEVSEHYPGVHQDLLRECRVLVLAMITTWRWDRGDQFPNGRRLGMEWLSQIRAALGRHGLDTHG